Below is a genomic region from Scyliorhinus canicula chromosome 5, sScyCan1.1, whole genome shotgun sequence.
GAAAAAGCTCATTAGAGAAGCAAAGTGGgataatgaggaaagattggcagccaacataaagggAAATCCCAAAGTCTTACACAGGCATAGAAATAGTAAAATGGTGGTAAAACGAGAAGTGGGATTGATTAGGGGCCTAACagggaatttacacatggaggctgaggggcattCCTGAGGTaattaatgaatactttgcatccatCTTGACCAACGAGATAGATGCTACCCAGGCACGGTGACAGACAAGGAAACTGTCCCTAGAAGGGTTCAAAATTAATAAGGAGGAAGTGTTTAGGTTGACAACAGcaccagatgagatgtatccaaggatattgaaggaggtgagaatggaaattgcaagGGTGTTGACCATAATCTTCCAGTCATCTCCAGACTCAGGGGACAGGAGGATTGCAAATGCTGTGGCCTTATTCAAAAACGGTTGCTAGGTTAGCCCCACCAATTACAGCCCAGTctgtttaacatcagtggtgggcaagcttcTCGAAACAATTATTCGGAATAGAATTATGGTGTCAAACCCGGTAATTATATGTTAATTAAAATATATGGAAATCAGGTTCTTACCCTTTTTTGGTCGTAAACCTGATTGCATCACTGGTGGGGAAGCaggggaagatctcaaactgagatttCATCGGTGCAAGCCCCGTTTCTGGCTACttgtgagattttacagcatttacaGGATTTATGACGGTGGCTAATGTGGCGGCTCGATCGTGCCTATTATGCACAGGTCCTGGACACCACACTATCGGAAGGAGGCGATCGCATTAGAgatagtgcagaagagatttacaagaatggtttcagggatgagaaacctcagttatgagggtagattggagaggttgggactgtttcccttgaagagaagaaggttaagaggagatttgatagagatgtacaaaatcatgagggggtgggacagagtagacagggagaaactgttcccgctcataCAAGGATCAAGAAAAGAGGGaagagatttaaagtgatttgcaaaagaagtaaaTGTGATGGGGGAAACAACTTTTTCACACgattggtttgggtttgggtgcactgcctggaagtgtggtggaggcacgtTGAATTGAGGCGTTCAAGAGGGcaatagatgattatttgaataggaacaatgtgcagggggatggggaagaggcaggggaatggcagtaAGGCAtcatgctcgtttggagagcccgtgcagatacaatgggtcaaatggtctccttctgcaccgtaacaattctgggaTCCTGTGTGACTTGAGGACCTGAATTTTATGTTGGACAATGAACATGATGGAGGCTGTAGCTTTTTGAACATGCTGCTGGAAAATTGGCTTTATTTCCACGCAACTTGATCATTTTGATGTTTACTGTctgttggagggaagaaaaacctcaaagtctgttctcgaccgcatggtgttggtaaaactttgtttaatttggagaaactgtgtgcacacaggagagatAGATTCTGTGACCATCCTGTAGCTCACAAAAGTCAGCTCTGCCTGTCCTCAgaattacatgcatatatatttaaagttcttcGGAGTTACAAGCAGGTATTGACGTCACTGAATCATTCGGAACAATACCATgtgatcagtatgcatattttatggtccccgtaatgggaaaatgattaaagaatacaatgtttccttacaatctcatgggtttgtgcttaacatatttaacttctagaagaggtgcgaatgtgttggacaatggatCCCTTAGACTTACTAGGCCTTCatgtgtttcccttttcatattcaaatgctATAGGAGatgattaaatcatttccaatgtgggtgactttaactccttgcttgctggttttcccttggtatatgtttaaccccttgACTGTTGGtttgcccttgacctgtgctattacaatactttgaaacatctttattataccaatcctgacacataggggcaacacggtagcatggtggttagcataaatgcttcacagctccagggtcccaggttcgattcccggctgggtcactgtctgtgcggagtctgcacatcctccccgtgtgtgcgtgggtttcctccgggtgctccggtttcctcccacagtccaaagatgtgcgggttaggtggattggctatgctaaattgcccgtagtgtcctaaaaaaaagtaaaggttttggggggggggggctgttgggttacgggtatagggtggatacgtgggtttgagtagggtgatcattgttcggcacaacattgagggccgaagggtctgttctgtgctgcactgttctatataGCAAATTCATCCGCGAACACTGTTCCATTGGACTCATACAAAGTAGTGTCCTAAACAGAGCAAGATTACACCTATGTTCTGCAAAGGTTAGGCAGCAGTATGATTAATGTATTAATTGAGTggtgacttgaaatgaaatgaaatgaaaatcgcttattgtcacaaataggcttcaaatgaagttactgcggagagcccccagtcgccacattccggcgcctattcaaggaggctggtacgggaattgaacccgtgctgctggcctgcctgggtctgctttaaaagccagctatttagccctgtgctaaaccaaccccatgcTTGCTGTGATTGGGTGTTTGATCCAGCATGCCGCTGACTCCAGGGATCTGTGGCATGTGCAATCTGAGAGAAGCAAATACCTGGCTCTTCAACCATGCGCGGAAATcgtgccggtcccactgcgcatacgTGGACCTGCGGCGGCCATCTGACTCCGGGAACGGCAGCTGTAGcgccgtgggtcgctccagtgccgtgctggccctctgtaggggccagaattgctgatcatgaggccatgttgacactgTCGGGAAACGTGacgccgtttacgacggcatcaacatttagcctgaggatcagcaaatcccgcccagagtctaAACAAGGAAGTATAAACCaggaattttaaattcaatttaaattgtttacagcaagtgaaataaaagtttggGTAGAAAAAGTTGGGACAATATAAGAGAGACAAAAGAGacaaacagcaaaaataaaaatctATACCACCAATTAAATTCTGAAAGAATGAGACTCCATAAATATAAAATGAAAGGTTATCAGCCAGAGAGGTAGTTCTAACAGTAATTCTGCcgctgttaaaaaaaatcacttatatctcaatgtgggcagcacagtagcacagttgcttcacagcaccagggtcccagggttactgcctgtgcggagtctgcacattcccctcctctctgcgtgggtttcctccgggtgctccggtttcctcccacaagtcctgaaagacgtgctgttaggtgaatggaacattctgaattctccctcagtgtacccgaacaggtgcaaagggtggagactaggggattttcacagtaacttaattgcagtgttaatgtcagcctacttgtgacactaatatagattattattatgtaccaGCCCTAATTTATTCTGCCATGTATAGCAGATAATAAATGGACCAGCACAGCAACTTCTATTGAATATCAGTGGCAAGCCAATCAATAAGTCAACCAAATACTGTCTTAGCTTAGCCTGTGCCGAAGCAGGGTGACTCGGATtgcaacttctggatttctgcatttaactgAACATGTTTGTATTCCAGATGTTACTGTCCAATTTACTCCATAATGACATTGATAACCTCACCCTTATTCTCAGTCCAAGGTCCAGGCCATTGAAAATTTTTAACTTCAAGACAGCAATTTTACCTTACTATTTTTACTTTTGGTAAGTTTCTATTTAATTTGTTTCAAACTAGCACtcgactccacccacacaatcaTGCTACAACAGAGACAACCCACTGCCAAATGAGCAATTGTGTCAGGCCAATGCAATCAAAGAGATTAACGACTCATTCAGCTCATTGATGTTTCTGAGATCTTATGTCGTACAAATTGCTGGCGCATTCACCTACAAAGAACAGCGACTGGACTTCAAAGTAATTAATTgcatgcaaagtgctttggggtgtTCTGAGAGATGTGATAAATTGTTGAATAAATGTGAGTACTTTGTTTTTTGCTTCTTGTTTTCAGTTTGTTCTTTATTAGATGGAAATTCTAATAATAGAGTTGCCATTCAAACTGTTAATTTACCAGTTCTTCTCTATGCAAAATTATGTTAAATGTTTTACATGTGAATTGTGAGCTATAATTTTTGAATCTCGGTTCCTGGCTCGGAACCTCACTTAACTTAACTACACAAACATTAGGAGCATCAACCTCTATATCAGATTCTCCAatttaaaggtaaagtcgccacagtcccagatgaccataggctgttttcccctttgaggaggagagctgactggtggtgatcatcacacctcaggcgagaggcaaggttgagaaggttcatGAAAAACCTCAattgtacaggaattgaacccacactgttggcactGCTCTGCAtcgtgaaccagctgtccagccagctgagATAAATCAACTTCATCAGTTCATCCAAGATTCTGCTGCCCATAATCTATACCCTGCCAAGCCCCATTTACCAATCACTCCCAGCTTGGAAGACCTCAATAGGTTCCCAATTCGCTTATAAATCTAATTTATAGTTTTCATTCTTGTTTTTAAATTTCTTCATCGCCTTGCACCTCccaatttctgtaacctcctgctaCCCTACAACCCCGCCAAAGTCTTCCAAATTCTACATTCTTCTGACTCTAGCCTTCTGCTGCATAACCTTTTTTCTGTGCCTTCAGCTCTCTTTGTCCCACACTCTGGAATTGTCTCCCTACAGTCTTCTGCCTCTACATCTCCCCTAAGACTCTACGTTGAGCATGCCTTAACATCTTTGAGTACGCTTTGAGTCACCTCTCCAAATGTCCTCACTTTGGCCGGGCAGAATTCTCTCATCCTCCTTCTGGGCTACCTCAATAAGACTTTCCTACATTTTTTAATGGTGGACTCGCTCGTGGTATAGCCAGCCAATGCTCTGACCAGGCAACCTTTGGTCGAGTCAATTGTGGTTGACCCAGATGGGTACATCTTGGCACTTCTGCTGAGACATGGAGAAATTTGGGGCTACCGAGATCTGTCCAAACAAAGATTTGGAACATAGATTTAAACTGGAGATAAAACCTCCTTTTCTCTATGGTATGTACCTATTGGCTTCATGTATTAATTCAATGCATTCCAAATGTCTCAAATATTTCTTTGTCTACCGCATTAAAGAATGTTACAAAAGTTTACCATAATTTCAGTAACAGCTATTTTTGATAACTGATTTAAATTTATCATTCACACATTTTTATTTCTGTCCATAGGATTATATTTTTCTGACGTACTTATTGTAAATTGCCTTAACTAAACGATTTAATAATCATCAAGGCATTTAAGTGAAGCCCTACCTTATTTGCCTTCCTCAGTTATACAAGAGTGAATAAGTCAAAAAATACAAGTGAAACTAGTCAATTTTGAGCTGACTGCCCATTGCTCAACTATGAGTAAAGTTTAAAATCTTACAATCGTGGTACAGAAACTCACCAGACAGACCAGAGATGGGCTAAAGCATTGTAGTGCTTATTCTCCAACTTGTGCTTGTATTAAAGCTCTTTGCTGGCAGTATAGGTTTTCCGAATGAACCCTGTGGAGCATATAAATGGTTACTACACATTGGTTAAAATGAGTCCAATCGTCCAATTGGGAACTAGCCACTTGCTGAACAATAACAATTAAAATTAATACAAttaaatgggcggcatggtggcacagtggttagcactgcttcctcacagttccagggccccgatttaattctggcctcgggtgactgtgtggagtttgcacttttctccccatgtggatttcctccgggtgctccggtttcctcccacagtccaaagatgtgcaggttaggtgggttggccatgctaaagtgccctttagtgtccaaaaggttaggtggggttactgggttacagggatagggtgaaggcgtgggtttaagtagggtgctctttccaattgccggtgcggactcgatgggccaaatgaccttcttttgcactgtaaattctaggaaaaCCTTTGTTTCCTGAGAAAATTTGAAACTTCAGCACAATGAACAATGTGTGACTTATTCCTCTCCCTACAGGTAGCCTGGAAGTTGACCTGCATGGGACCACAATCGTGAAATGTGGGCCGCCTACTCTAGTGGGGACAGGCGAAGGGTTGCCCATCTTCAACATTGCTTCCTGTCTGGATTTACTAACATTAAAATTGAAATGACAAAGGACTTTCTGAAAGAAACCATTGGCATTGTTGAACAATCGCTATGAATTTCCAGACCACAGAGGGTCCCACTGAAAAACAATTGTTTTCTTCTGAGGAGCTGGAATGCAAAATCTGTTACAACCCTTACAACCTGAGGAACAGGAGACCCAAGTTGTTGGAATGCTTTCACAGGGTGTGTGCCAAATGCCTGTATAAGATTGTAGACCCTGGAGACACCTCACAAAGTATAATTAACTGTCCTTTCTGCAGGTATGAGACAAGTGTACTCGACGATGAAGTTGGCGGACTTCCGGATGATAGTAATGTCCTTGCTGCCCTGGCATGCAAGGAGAAGAACAGGAAGCCTGCCTTGGACAACCCGTCTGAGCTTCTgctgagtccaaaaaggttagcttcCATTGCAAGCCCCTCCCATAGCTCCTCAAACTGCCTGGTTATCACCATCATGGAAGTTCAAAGGGAATCCGTACAATCTCAGAGATCACCATCAGCCATGGAATTCCACAACTCCAGCTTTGATTCAACAGCCTCAATGAATCAGCAATGGGAAATTTGGAATTGTTCTCCCCTACTCTGCCATACCATAGGCAGGATACTAGTATGGACACTAGCACTCCTGTATTTTGCCTCTTTACCTCTTGGTGTATATCTGCTAGTGATTCAGAAAGTCACAGTGGGGATTATATTTGTCAGTCTTGTTCCCTCCAGTCTTGGTGTACTTATGGTCTATGGTTTCTGTCAATGTTTATGTCATGAGTTTTTGGATTGCATATCTTCATGAAGCAAAATCTAAAAGTCAGTATGAATTAGCATTAGCATTAgggagattggagagagagagagacggagcgggagattggagagagagggagagacagagcgggagattggagagagagagagagagacggagcgggagattggagagagagagagacggagcaggagattggagagagagagagagacttggtaatttggtgcagtgaggtcattcggtgcagagtgtgaggaggtgctttttcagaggtgctttttaaccctggtaagtgactggtaagtagtttttcttttcattgtctaatttatttatttttattttgaaattgttgttgtataagtttacctaaggctTAAGAtacggcaggagatcccagacccgtgtcatgctcctcgtgtgcgatgtgggagctcagggacacgttcactgcccctggctctttcacgtgcaagaagtgttttcagttgcagctcttgttagactgcttgacggctctggagctgcggggcatctttggagcatccgcgatgctgaggaggtcgtggatagcacgtttagcgagttggtcacaccgcaggtgaaaattaatgagggagatagaaaatgggtgaccaaaagaaagagcaagagtgggaaggcagtgcaggtgtcccctgcggtcatctccctgcaaaacagatataccgctttggatactgttgagggagatggctcactaggggaaggcagcagaggccaggttcatggcaccgtggctggctctgctgcacagcagggcaggaagaaaaatggcagggctatagtgataggggactcgatcgtaaggggaaaagataggcggttctgtggacgcaatcgagactccaggatggtatgttgcctccctggtgcaagggtcaaggctgtctcggagcggctacaggacattctgggggggggagagtgaacagccagctgtcgtggtgcacataggcaccagcgatataggtaaaaaacgggatgag
It encodes:
- the rnf182 gene encoding E3 ubiquitin-protein ligase RNF182 — translated: MNFQTTEGPTEKQLFSSEELECKICYNPYNLRNRRPKLLECFHRVCAKCLYKIVDPGDTSQSIINCPFCRYETSVLDDEVGGLPDDSNVLAALACKEKNRKPALDNPSELLLSPKRLASIASPSHSSSNCLVITIMEVQRESVQSQRSPSAMEFHNSSFDSTASMNQQWEIWNCSPLLCHTIGRILVWTLALLYFASLPLGVYLLVIQKVTVGIIFVSLVPSSLGVLMVYGFCQCLCHEFLDCISS